Proteins encoded in a region of the Mycolicibacterium neoaurum genome:
- a CDS encoding SDR family NAD(P)-dependent oxidoreductase — translation MRLEKKIALVTGASRGIGKATAELFAEHGATVYAADLDIAEDAPSGVTPLLLDVTSPAAWQTAVDDIVAEAGRIDVLVNNAGIVRYYDGIADMSPEHWHEVIAVNQTGPYLGMRAVIPVMKRLGGGSIVNVSSIWGIAGAAGVAAYTASKFAVRGMTKNAALTYVGDGIRVNSLHPGIIATPLIDAQDADITSDIVDVTPMKRLGRPREIAYGALFLASDESSYMTGAELVIDGGYTTP, via the coding sequence ATGCGTCTTGAGAAGAAGATCGCACTGGTGACCGGTGCGAGCCGCGGCATCGGCAAGGCGACCGCAGAACTGTTCGCCGAGCATGGCGCCACGGTGTATGCCGCTGACCTGGACATTGCCGAGGACGCGCCGTCCGGTGTCACCCCGCTCCTACTGGACGTCACCTCACCGGCTGCCTGGCAGACCGCCGTGGACGATATCGTCGCGGAGGCCGGGCGCATCGATGTGCTGGTGAACAACGCGGGCATCGTGCGGTACTACGACGGAATTGCCGATATGTCACCCGAGCACTGGCACGAAGTCATCGCGGTCAACCAGACGGGGCCGTACCTCGGTATGCGCGCGGTCATTCCGGTCATGAAGCGCCTGGGCGGTGGCTCGATCGTGAACGTGTCATCCATCTGGGGTATTGCCGGGGCGGCGGGGGTGGCGGCATACACCGCCAGCAAGTTCGCGGTTCGTGGAATGACCAAGAACGCCGCACTGACCTACGTCGGCGACGGCATCCGGGTCAACTCCCTGCACCCGGGCATCATCGCGACCCCGCTGATCGACGCCCAGGATGCGGACATCACCTCCGACATCGTCGATGTGACCCCGATGAAGAGGCTCGGTCGTCCGCGGGAGATCGCCTATGGCGCATTGTTTCTGGCCAGCGATGAGTCGAGCTATATGACCGGAGCCGAGTTGGTCATCGATGGCGGATACACCACCCCCTGA
- a CDS encoding SDR family oxidoreductase — protein MTSPAGRVLGKVAVVTGAADGIGLAIAEKLAEHGAAVALMDIREDAGTAAAQRINTSGADALFIRADVSDERSVAAAMERVWDRWGALHVLVNNAGVSGPAEPTDKVDYRAWQEMFAVNVGGPFLCTKHAIGHMRRTTGGRSIVDISSIYGLIGNSDAPSYHAAKGAVRLMAKTDAVTYAHEGIRVNSVCPGTVLTPLNLRKGASSPGGLDAYLDAMRAMHPLGYIADPEDIAYGVLYLASDESRFVTGTELVIDGGYTAQ, from the coding sequence ATGACCTCGCCCGCAGGCCGGGTGTTGGGCAAGGTCGCCGTGGTGACCGGGGCGGCCGACGGTATCGGGCTGGCGATCGCAGAGAAGCTGGCCGAACACGGTGCGGCAGTCGCGCTCATGGATATCCGAGAGGACGCCGGCACGGCTGCGGCACAGCGGATCAACACCTCCGGTGCAGACGCGCTGTTCATTCGAGCCGATGTCAGCGACGAGCGGTCGGTGGCTGCTGCGATGGAGCGAGTATGGGACCGATGGGGCGCGTTGCATGTCCTGGTCAACAATGCAGGCGTCTCGGGCCCCGCAGAACCCACCGACAAGGTCGACTACCGGGCTTGGCAGGAGATGTTCGCCGTCAATGTCGGTGGCCCCTTTCTGTGCACGAAGCACGCCATCGGCCATATGCGCAGGACAACCGGCGGTCGCAGCATCGTGGATATCTCGTCGATCTACGGGCTCATCGGCAACAGCGACGCTCCGAGTTATCACGCAGCCAAAGGAGCGGTCCGGCTGATGGCCAAGACCGATGCGGTGACCTACGCCCACGAGGGAATTCGCGTCAACTCCGTGTGCCCGGGCACCGTCCTCACCCCGCTGAATCTCCGGAAGGGGGCATCAAGTCCGGGTGGGTTGGATGCTTACCTGGACGCAATGCGGGCGATGCATCCGCTCGGATACATCGCCGACCCCGAGGACATCGCCTACGGCGTGCTCTACCTGGCATCCGATGAATCGCGCTTCGTGACCGGCACCGAGCTGGTCATCGACGGCGGATACACCGCACAGTGA
- a CDS encoding sugar ABC transporter substrate-binding protein: protein MNNRKVAAGAALLLAGTVALTGCGRGEGGEGTPVGFSAGFLDSPFNSGMVKAVEGQANAEGSGLSMLPATDAQSDPGKQITDVNTLLSQGVEGLVMFPTDSDAIIPAIEAANAKGVPVITVDIAGNGGDIYMNIRADNVAMGRSVCEKLGELTGGSGRVLEIHGDLGTTSGFDRNAGFTECMGERFPGIEVVSRDAKWKTDQAVDVAQTVLSTQDFDAVFLASDSVMLTGVMNVMRDINKLAPTGSAGHLPLVTIDGTPGALQAVRDGYVDAVVSQPVDLYGKYAVSYLQDALAGKEYQTGPTDHDSVIVDYKGNLADMLPAPVVTADNVDDTTLWGNQA, encoded by the coding sequence ATGAACAACCGCAAAGTCGCGGCTGGGGCCGCACTTCTGCTCGCCGGAACCGTTGCGCTGACGGGCTGTGGTCGCGGCGAAGGCGGCGAGGGAACCCCGGTGGGTTTCTCGGCAGGCTTCCTGGACAGCCCCTTCAACTCCGGCATGGTGAAGGCCGTCGAGGGGCAGGCCAATGCCGAAGGTAGCGGGCTGAGCATGCTGCCTGCCACCGATGCTCAGAGCGACCCCGGCAAGCAGATCACCGATGTGAACACGCTACTGAGCCAGGGTGTCGAGGGGCTGGTCATGTTCCCCACCGACAGTGATGCGATCATCCCCGCGATCGAGGCCGCCAACGCGAAGGGGGTACCGGTCATCACCGTCGACATCGCCGGTAACGGTGGCGATATCTACATGAACATTCGTGCCGACAACGTCGCGATGGGGCGCAGCGTCTGCGAGAAGCTCGGTGAGCTCACCGGTGGGTCGGGACGGGTACTGGAGATCCACGGTGATCTCGGAACCACTTCGGGATTCGATCGTAATGCCGGGTTCACCGAATGTATGGGAGAGCGGTTCCCTGGCATCGAGGTCGTCTCCCGGGATGCGAAGTGGAAGACCGACCAGGCCGTCGATGTCGCCCAGACAGTGCTGTCCACCCAAGACTTCGATGCTGTCTTCCTTGCCAGCGATTCGGTGATGCTGACGGGGGTGATGAACGTCATGCGCGACATCAACAAGTTGGCACCCACCGGATCGGCGGGGCACCTCCCGCTGGTCACCATCGATGGCACGCCGGGTGCGCTACAGGCGGTTCGCGACGGCTATGTCGATGCCGTCGTATCACAGCCGGTTGACCTGTACGGCAAGTATGCGGTCAGCTATCTGCAGGATGCGTTGGCTGGCAAGGAGTATCAGACCGGACCTACCGATCACGACAGCGTCATCGTCGATTACAAGGGCAACCTCGCCGATATGCTGCCGGCTCCGGTCGTGACCGCGGACAACGTCGACGACACGACCCTGTGGGGTAATCAAGCGTGA
- a CDS encoding sugar ABC transporter ATP-binding protein — MNAGVDYAIEATGIVKTFGPTRALRGASVRVRQGDCHALLGRNGAGKSTLIAALTGLIEPDEGTLSFHGNSASDDTRENVACVYQKSTLVADLTVAENITLGAQPRNRAGLVDWKRVDSTARNLLQRWGNPNLAHRMVADLEPIEKKIVEICRALSKGPRILLLDEPTAGLDGAGAGELFRQIATLKSDGVTLIYVSHHLEEIFQICDHVTVLRDGIDVMSCPLGDLTMDRLIATMTGSNTAGSSGRGASSHVAEAKAFGDAALIIEDLHIEERVFGVDIAVRQGECVGLTGLDGAGHVHIGRAVAGHVAPVSGRIVHLGKPLQANPASAINAGIGFVPEDRHVDGYVPEMSVEENATLTVLPRITNRAGFVDTVARRAIYRKLADSWTIVASSPDQHAEQLSGGNQQKVVLARALASQPDTLVVVNPTAGVDVAAKNSIYTTLSDLASAGKAILVISGDDDDLAICDRVIALHKGRVAGEFERGYTEDALIASVQGGTSTVIDDVQYDKPSKE, encoded by the coding sequence GTGAACGCCGGCGTCGATTATGCGATCGAGGCCACCGGAATCGTCAAGACTTTCGGACCGACTCGTGCGCTCCGCGGTGCCAGCGTCCGGGTTCGACAGGGTGACTGCCATGCGCTTCTCGGCCGCAACGGCGCCGGTAAGTCGACCCTGATTGCCGCCCTGACCGGGTTGATCGAGCCGGACGAGGGAACTCTGTCCTTCCACGGGAACAGCGCTTCGGACGACACCCGCGAGAATGTCGCGTGTGTGTACCAGAAGAGCACTCTCGTTGCCGACCTGACGGTGGCGGAGAACATCACCCTGGGGGCTCAGCCGCGCAACCGCGCCGGCCTGGTGGATTGGAAGCGAGTCGACAGCACCGCGCGAAACCTGCTGCAACGGTGGGGTAATCCCAATCTCGCTCATCGCATGGTTGCCGATCTTGAGCCGATCGAGAAGAAGATCGTGGAGATCTGCCGGGCGCTGTCCAAGGGGCCGCGGATCCTGTTGCTCGACGAACCGACCGCCGGCCTGGACGGGGCCGGCGCCGGTGAGCTCTTCCGTCAGATTGCCACGCTCAAGTCCGACGGTGTCACGTTGATCTACGTCTCGCATCATCTGGAGGAGATCTTCCAGATCTGTGATCACGTGACGGTGTTGCGCGACGGTATCGACGTTATGTCCTGTCCGCTCGGTGATCTGACGATGGACCGGTTGATTGCCACGATGACGGGCAGCAACACCGCCGGATCCTCGGGGCGTGGCGCCTCCTCTCACGTCGCGGAGGCGAAAGCGTTCGGTGATGCTGCTCTGATCATTGAGGACTTGCACATCGAGGAACGGGTCTTCGGTGTCGACATCGCTGTGCGCCAAGGTGAATGCGTCGGGCTGACGGGTCTGGACGGGGCCGGACATGTTCACATCGGTCGAGCAGTGGCGGGGCATGTGGCGCCGGTGAGCGGCCGGATCGTGCATCTCGGGAAGCCCTTGCAGGCGAACCCGGCATCGGCGATCAACGCCGGGATCGGCTTCGTTCCCGAGGACCGGCACGTCGACGGTTACGTACCGGAGATGTCGGTCGAGGAGAACGCGACACTCACCGTTCTGCCACGGATCACCAACCGTGCGGGTTTTGTCGATACCGTCGCCCGCCGCGCGATCTACCGGAAGCTCGCCGACTCGTGGACGATCGTGGCAAGTTCGCCCGACCAACACGCCGAACAGCTCTCGGGCGGCAACCAGCAGAAGGTGGTGCTGGCGCGAGCGCTGGCATCCCAGCCGGACACCCTCGTGGTCGTCAACCCGACCGCCGGAGTGGATGTGGCGGCCAAGAATTCGATCTACACCACACTGTCCGACCTCGCCTCGGCAGGCAAGGCGATCCTGGTGATCAGCGGCGACGACGACGATCTCGCGATCTGTGACCGGGTGATCGCACTGCACAAGGGACGAGTCGCCGGCGAGTTCGAACGCGGCTACACCGAGGACGCACTCATCGCGAGCGTGCAGGGCGGTACGTCCACTGTGATCGATGACGTCCAGTACGACAAGCCAAGCAAGGAGTAA
- a CDS encoding glutamate ABC transporter substrate-binding protein, translating into MIARLAGVLVTAALLAGCQQNTQIDPIPELTLAPPTPAGMETAPPEPVPELPDNDDCDRTASLRPFADRADAEAAVENIRNRGRLIVGLDIGSNLFSFRDPITGEITGFDVDIAGEVARDIFGTPSQMEYRILSSADRIEALENNQVDIVVKTMSMTCERRERVAFSTEYLSANQRILAARDSRIRQAADLSGKRVCAVKGTTSRKRVQQIQPPVELVDVITWADCLVALQQRQVDAVSTDDSILAGLVSQDPYLHIVGPSMNSEPYGIGINKDNDGLVRFVNGTLERIRRDGTWNTLYRKWLTVLGPTPAPPVARYYN; encoded by the coding sequence GTGATCGCCCGCCTGGCCGGTGTGCTGGTCACCGCGGCGCTGCTGGCCGGTTGTCAGCAGAACACCCAGATCGATCCCATCCCCGAGCTGACGCTGGCACCCCCGACGCCGGCCGGGATGGAGACCGCGCCACCGGAGCCGGTGCCCGAACTGCCCGACAACGACGATTGCGATCGCACCGCGAGCCTGCGGCCGTTCGCCGACCGCGCCGATGCCGAGGCGGCCGTCGAGAACATCCGTAACCGCGGCAGGCTGATCGTCGGGCTGGACATCGGCAGCAATCTCTTCTCGTTCCGCGATCCGATCACCGGCGAGATCACCGGATTCGACGTCGATATCGCCGGCGAGGTGGCCCGAGATATCTTCGGCACGCCATCGCAGATGGAGTACCGCATCCTGTCCTCGGCCGACCGCATCGAAGCGCTGGAGAACAACCAGGTCGATATCGTGGTCAAGACGATGAGCATGACCTGCGAGCGCAGGGAGCGGGTGGCGTTCTCCACCGAATACCTCTCGGCGAACCAGCGCATCCTGGCCGCCCGCGATTCGCGCATCCGACAGGCCGCCGATCTGTCCGGCAAGCGGGTGTGCGCCGTGAAGGGCACGACCTCACGTAAACGGGTTCAGCAGATCCAGCCACCGGTGGAGCTGGTCGACGTGATCACCTGGGCCGACTGCCTGGTCGCCCTACAGCAGCGTCAGGTCGACGCCGTCAGCACCGACGACTCCATCCTGGCCGGGCTGGTCAGCCAGGACCCGTATCTGCACATCGTCGGGCCGAGCATGAACTCCGAGCCCTACGGCATCGGGATCAACAAGGACAACGACGGGCTGGTGCGGTTCGTCAACGGAACACTGGAGCGGATCCGCCGTGACGGCACCTGGAACACGCTCTACCGCAAGTGGTTGACCGTGCTCGGCCCGACGCCGGCCCCGCCGGTGGCGAGGTACTACAACTGA
- a CDS encoding acetoin reductase: protein MTKPLAGKIAVITGAGQGIGRAIALRLAGDGADIGIIDLNAEKAETVAAEIRSLGRGAAFATCDVSVREDVRDAVGELEERLGGLDIMINNAGIAQVLPLLEVSPRDLERITQINIGGVLWGIQVAAESFIRRGVKGKIINACSIAGHMGQPVFGVYSATKFAVRALTQSAAQEFAQHGITVNGYSPGTVGTEMWGEIDRILSVRDGVAVGESFDKQAAGIALGRPSTPEDVAGFVAYLAGPDSDYMTGQSPLIDGGMLFN from the coding sequence ATGACCAAACCCCTGGCGGGCAAGATCGCCGTGATCACGGGAGCCGGACAGGGCATCGGCCGAGCCATCGCATTGCGACTGGCAGGTGACGGTGCAGATATCGGCATCATCGATCTCAACGCCGAGAAGGCCGAAACGGTCGCCGCCGAAATCCGTTCTCTCGGGAGAGGAGCAGCGTTTGCCACGTGCGACGTCAGTGTGCGCGAGGACGTGCGTGACGCGGTCGGCGAACTGGAAGAACGCCTGGGCGGACTGGATATCATGATCAACAATGCCGGTATCGCGCAGGTACTTCCCTTGCTTGAGGTCAGTCCGCGCGATCTGGAGCGCATCACGCAGATCAATATCGGCGGCGTGTTGTGGGGCATCCAGGTGGCGGCCGAGAGCTTCATCCGCCGCGGAGTCAAGGGCAAGATCATCAACGCGTGTTCGATCGCCGGACATATGGGACAACCGGTGTTCGGGGTGTACTCGGCCACGAAGTTCGCCGTCCGGGCACTCACCCAATCCGCGGCACAGGAATTCGCGCAGCACGGCATCACCGTCAACGGTTACAGCCCGGGAACGGTGGGTACCGAAATGTGGGGTGAGATCGATCGGATCCTCTCAGTACGTGATGGCGTCGCCGTCGGAGAGTCGTTCGACAAACAAGCCGCCGGTATCGCGCTGGGTAGACCCTCGACTCCCGAGGACGTTGCGGGATTCGTCGCCTATCTGGCCGGACCGGACTCGGATTACATGACCGGGCAGAGCCCGCTCATCGACGGCGGGATGCTGTTCAATTGA
- a CDS encoding dioxygenase, whose translation MTTDLSGADLTAQVVASFAATGDRRLREILERLVVHLHALVEDVAPTIDEWSRAIDFLTATGKMCTDVRQEFILLSDVLGVSMLVETINHADTPEATSSTVLGPFHMVESPPRALGSDISPQSDGTRCVVQGRVVSTTGEPIAGAALDVWQADTHGFYDVQQPELQAQGNGRGLLTADGDGRFWFLTVVPAHYPIPTDGPVGDLLQATGRHPFRPAHIHFIVSAPGYTELTTHIFVADSAYIDSDAVFAVKDSLIRPFVPLTSETAARFGRGSDLETDIEIILAPAAEPASDDR comes from the coding sequence TTGACCACCGACCTGTCTGGGGCAGACCTCACCGCACAGGTGGTGGCGAGCTTCGCCGCGACCGGAGACCGTCGTCTGCGTGAGATCCTGGAGCGACTCGTCGTGCACCTGCACGCATTGGTCGAGGATGTGGCTCCCACGATCGACGAGTGGTCGCGTGCAATAGATTTCCTCACCGCAACCGGCAAGATGTGCACCGATGTGCGGCAGGAGTTCATCTTGCTCTCCGACGTACTGGGCGTGTCGATGTTGGTGGAGACCATCAATCATGCCGACACCCCCGAGGCCACCAGCTCCACGGTGCTCGGGCCGTTTCACATGGTGGAGTCGCCACCGCGGGCATTGGGAAGTGACATCTCACCGCAAAGCGATGGCACCCGCTGTGTGGTGCAGGGCCGGGTGGTCTCGACGACCGGCGAGCCGATCGCCGGTGCGGCTCTGGACGTCTGGCAGGCCGACACCCACGGCTTCTACGATGTTCAGCAGCCAGAATTGCAGGCCCAGGGTAATGGCAGGGGTTTGCTGACCGCCGACGGCGACGGCAGGTTCTGGTTTCTTACCGTGGTGCCTGCCCACTATCCGATACCGACCGATGGTCCGGTCGGTGATCTGCTACAGGCCACCGGCCGACATCCGTTCCGCCCGGCCCATATTCACTTCATCGTATCTGCGCCGGGGTACACGGAACTCACGACGCACATCTTCGTCGCCGACAGCGCCTATATCGATTCCGATGCCGTCTTCGCCGTGAAGGACAGCCTGATTCGACCCTTCGTGCCCCTCACCTCAGAGACGGCGGCACGGTTCGGTCGTGGGTCGGACCTCGAGACTGATATCGAGATCATCTTGGCGCCGGCTGCAGAACCCGCATCCGACGATCGGTGA
- a CDS encoding ABC transporter permease: MSTTSVGRAPSEPPVRDTEGRWRTIRNSAAFRELSLVPAIFVVLILGYALSPQFLTVNNLLNNVLVNSAVLGVVVVAESLILISGHFDLSLESIVGFIPMLAAWLSVPSAVGGLGIELPAGASIAVGFVAAAVVGLVNGYLVAKLKLNAFMVTLAMLILLRGVTMGISSGQTLSSLPAPLLWLGRTNILGISVQVWLFFVIFLLAWLIMRHHPVGRKLYAMGGNQAAADAAGINTTRLTVAVFVAGAMVAAFAGFMLTGRIASATSNQGDGLIFTVFAAAVIGGISLNGGKGSMIGAFLGVIILGLVDNILTLSRVPSYWVNATYGFIILAALIVNRFTGTREHRRAV, translated from the coding sequence ATGTCGACGACGAGCGTCGGGCGCGCTCCCTCCGAACCGCCGGTGCGCGACACCGAAGGACGCTGGCGCACAATCCGAAACAGTGCTGCATTTCGTGAACTGAGCCTGGTGCCGGCGATTTTCGTGGTGCTGATCCTCGGTTACGCACTGTCTCCGCAGTTCTTGACCGTCAACAATCTGCTCAACAACGTGCTGGTGAACTCGGCGGTGCTCGGGGTCGTGGTGGTGGCGGAGAGCTTGATTCTGATATCGGGACACTTCGACTTGTCACTGGAATCGATCGTCGGGTTCATCCCTATGCTCGCGGCGTGGCTGTCGGTACCGTCGGCGGTCGGCGGACTCGGGATCGAGCTGCCCGCCGGTGCCTCCATCGCCGTCGGCTTCGTCGCGGCCGCTGTCGTCGGTCTGGTGAACGGGTACCTGGTGGCCAAACTTAAGCTGAATGCCTTCATGGTCACGCTGGCGATGCTGATCCTGTTACGCGGCGTGACGATGGGCATCTCATCGGGCCAGACCCTGAGCAGTCTGCCTGCACCGCTGCTGTGGTTGGGGCGCACGAACATCCTCGGCATCTCCGTGCAGGTGTGGTTGTTCTTTGTGATCTTCCTGCTGGCCTGGCTGATCATGCGGCACCACCCGGTCGGTCGCAAGCTCTACGCCATGGGCGGTAACCAGGCCGCGGCCGACGCCGCCGGTATCAATACGACCCGCTTGACGGTGGCGGTCTTCGTTGCCGGTGCGATGGTCGCCGCCTTCGCCGGGTTCATGCTCACCGGCCGCATCGCATCGGCCACCTCGAATCAAGGTGACGGCCTCATCTTCACCGTGTTCGCGGCCGCGGTCATCGGCGGTATCAGCCTCAACGGTGGCAAGGGATCGATGATCGGGGCCTTCCTCGGCGTGATCATCCTCGGGCTGGTCGACAACATCTTGACGCTGTCCAGGGTCCCGAGCTACTGGGTGAACGCCACGTATGGGTTCATCATCCTGGCCGCACTGATCGTCAACCGGTTCACCGGCACCCGCGAGCACCGCAGGGCGGTGTGA
- a CDS encoding cupin domain-containing protein yields MSSPLVISDTGSPSELHGLHGGRGMDKWKRFVTGLMLYADWDSFEHNRVECGGLIGEHVHTRTEEIYYIVSGRGLMMLDGETREVGPGDLIMTPLNGRHSIENIGDEELEFVVAEALPPSIVERLPGYRPSEAAL; encoded by the coding sequence ATGAGTAGTCCACTGGTCATCTCCGATACCGGATCCCCGAGCGAACTCCACGGCCTGCACGGTGGCCGCGGCATGGACAAATGGAAGCGGTTCGTCACCGGCCTGATGCTTTACGCCGACTGGGATTCCTTCGAACACAATCGCGTCGAGTGCGGAGGCTTGATAGGCGAGCACGTGCACACCCGCACCGAGGAAATCTATTACATCGTGAGCGGGCGCGGTCTGATGATGCTCGACGGTGAAACACGGGAAGTCGGCCCGGGTGACCTCATCATGACTCCGCTCAATGGCAGGCACTCGATCGAGAACATCGGCGATGAGGAGTTGGAATTCGTGGTGGCCGAGGCACTCCCGCCGTCGATCGTCGAACGACTGCCCGGATACCGACCAAGCGAAGCCGCCCTCTGA
- a CDS encoding serine/threonine-protein kinase PknG: MSEDPGTQPASLADLEDLDDESVATVRPMATQAVYRPDFDDTDRSTTAATEPSATTLGVLTRPRSPIRKLGGGLVEVPRVYERDPLTALMSNPVVAESKRFCWNCGKRVGRATREGPARSEGTCPHCGSPYSFLPQLSPGDMVVGQYQIKGCIAHGGLGWVYLAFDTNVNERPVVLKGLVHSGDAEAQATAMAERQFLAEVTHPAIVKIFNFVEHDDKHGEPVGYIVMEYVGGTSLKQAKGVKLPVAQAIAYMLEILPALGYLHSLGLVYNDLKPENIMVTEEQLKLIDLGAVSRINSFGYLYGTPGYQAPEIVRTGPTVQTDIYTVGRTLAALTLNLRTRKGRYVDGLPEDDPVLAKYDSFGRLLRRAIDPDPRRRFASAEEMSGQLMGVLREVVAQDTGVPRPGLSTVFSPPRSTFGVDLLVAHTDVYLDGQVHSEKLTAAEIVKALQVPLVDPADVGAPILSATVLSEPVQTLDSLRAARHGALDSEGVDLSDSVELPLMEARALLDLGDVAKATRKLDELTERVGWRWRLSWFRGVAAMLTADYDTATKHFTEVLDTLPGELAPKLALAATAELAGTSDERRFYQTVWRTDNGVISAGFGLARAQSAAGERDDAVRTLDQVPPTSRHFTTARLTSSVTLLSGRSTSEVTEQQIRSAARRVEALPDSEPRVLQIRALVLGTAMDWLADNSASTNHILGFPFTQHGLQLGVEAALRQLARVAPTQEHRYALVDLANSVRPMSTF; this comes from the coding sequence ATGAGCGAAGACCCGGGCACCCAGCCGGCCAGCCTGGCCGACCTCGAGGATCTGGACGACGAGTCGGTGGCCACCGTGCGGCCGATGGCCACTCAGGCCGTCTACCGACCGGATTTCGACGACACCGACCGCTCCACCACCGCCGCCACCGAGCCGTCGGCGACGACGCTCGGTGTGCTGACCAGACCGCGCTCGCCGATCCGCAAGCTGGGCGGCGGACTCGTGGAGGTGCCGCGGGTCTACGAGCGCGACCCGTTGACGGCGCTGATGAGCAATCCGGTGGTCGCCGAATCCAAGCGATTCTGCTGGAACTGCGGTAAGCGGGTCGGCCGGGCCACCCGCGAGGGTCCGGCGCGTTCCGAGGGCACCTGCCCGCATTGCGGCAGCCCGTATTCGTTTCTGCCCCAACTGAGTCCCGGTGACATGGTGGTCGGGCAGTACCAGATCAAGGGCTGTATCGCCCACGGCGGCCTGGGCTGGGTGTACCTCGCCTTCGACACCAACGTCAACGAGCGCCCGGTGGTGCTCAAGGGTCTCGTCCATTCCGGGGATGCCGAGGCACAGGCCACCGCAATGGCCGAACGCCAATTCTTGGCCGAGGTGACCCATCCGGCCATCGTCAAGATCTTCAACTTCGTCGAGCATGACGACAAGCACGGTGAGCCGGTCGGCTACATCGTCATGGAGTACGTCGGCGGCACCTCGCTCAAACAGGCCAAGGGCGTCAAACTCCCGGTGGCTCAGGCCATCGCCTACATGCTGGAGATCCTGCCCGCGCTCGGTTATCTGCATTCCCTCGGCCTGGTCTACAACGACCTCAAACCGGAGAACATCATGGTCACCGAGGAGCAGCTCAAGCTGATCGACCTCGGTGCGGTGTCGCGGATCAACTCGTTCGGATACCTCTACGGCACACCCGGTTACCAGGCCCCCGAGATCGTCCGCACCGGCCCGACGGTGCAGACCGACATCTACACGGTGGGCCGTACGCTGGCCGCACTCACCCTGAACCTGCGCACCCGCAAGGGACGCTATGTCGACGGTCTTCCCGAGGATGATCCGGTACTGGCCAAGTACGACTCGTTCGGACGGTTGCTGCGCCGCGCCATCGATCCGGATCCGCGCCGCCGGTTCGCCAGCGCCGAGGAGATGTCCGGCCAGCTGATGGGCGTGTTGCGCGAGGTGGTCGCCCAGGACACCGGCGTTCCCCGTCCCGGTCTGTCCACGGTGTTCAGCCCGCCGCGCTCTACTTTCGGGGTCGATCTGCTGGTCGCACACACCGACGTATATCTCGACGGGCAGGTGCACTCGGAGAAGTTGACCGCCGCCGAGATCGTCAAGGCGCTGCAGGTTCCGCTCGTCGATCCGGCCGATGTCGGCGCCCCCATCCTGTCCGCGACCGTGCTCAGTGAGCCTGTGCAGACCCTGGATTCACTGCGGGCAGCCCGTCACGGTGCGCTGGACTCCGAGGGGGTGGATCTCTCGGACTCGGTGGAACTCCCCCTGATGGAGGCCCGCGCCCTGCTCGATCTCGGCGATGTCGCCAAGGCCACCCGCAAACTCGACGAGCTGACCGAGCGGGTGGGCTGGCGGTGGCGACTGTCCTGGTTCCGTGGGGTTGCGGCCATGTTGACCGCCGACTATGACACGGCCACAAAGCATTTCACCGAGGTTCTGGACACCCTGCCCGGAGAGCTTGCGCCGAAGCTGGCGCTGGCCGCGACGGCGGAGTTGGCGGGCACCTCCGACGAACGCCGGTTCTACCAGACCGTGTGGCGCACCGACAACGGGGTGATCTCGGCCGGATTCGGGTTGGCCCGCGCGCAGTCGGCCGCCGGTGAGCGCGATGACGCGGTGCGCACACTGGACCAGGTGCCGCCGACCTCCCGGCACTTCACCACCGCCCGGCTGACCAGTTCAGTGACCTTGCTTTCCGGCCGCTCCACCAGTGAGGTCACCGAGCAGCAGATCCGCAGTGCCGCACGGCGAGTCGAGGCACTTCCGGACAGTGAGCCGAGGGTGTTGCAGATTCGCGCGCTGGTGCTCGGCACGGCCATGGACTGGCTGGCGGACAACTCCGCGAGCACCAACCACATCCTCGGGTTCCCGTTCACCCAGCACGGTCTCCAGCTCGGGGTGGAGGCAGCACTGCGCCAACTGGCCCGCGTCGCCCCCACCCAGGAGCACCGCTACGCGCTGGTCGACCTGGCCAACAGCGTGCGTCCGATGAGCACCTTCTGA